The Mesomycoplasma flocculare ATCC 27399 genome includes a window with the following:
- the tsaE gene encoding tRNA (adenosine(37)-N6)-threonylcarbamoyltransferase complex ATPase subunit type 1 TsaE: protein MNWEKLKKNYRFSYLITSKSASDLDVIFQKIIEKQIQFIYLIGDYGSGKTDFAKKFARKIGIKEKIISPSFNFMFVYENLVHIDLDNFPGQIDEFYDYFDNNFVIIEWADKLTKFSKNSVLITFKILDLETRSVKIYWN, encoded by the coding sequence CCTATTTAATAACATCCAAGTCTGCTTCTGACTTGGATGTTATTTTTCAAAAAATAATTGAAAAGCAAATCCAATTTATTTATTTAATTGGTGATTATGGTTCTGGAAAAACCGATTTTGCTAAAAAATTTGCAAGGAAAATCGGTATTAAAGAAAAAATTATTTCACCTTCATTTAATTTTATGTTTGTCTATGAGAATTTAGTTCATATTGATCTTGATAATTTCCCTGGTCAAATTGATGAATTTTATGATTATTTTGATAATAATTTTGTGATAATTGAATGGGCTGATAAATTAACTAAATTTTCAAAAAATTCAGTTCTTATTACCTTTAAAATTCTCGATTTAGAGACAAGATCAGTAAAAATCTATTGAAATTAA
- a CDS encoding putative immunoglobulin-blocking virulence protein: protein MVFYLSRRRKLLIIGLATSAIIAGFSTFFANPQLGKFLSFDNLIGYNSQSPSIVAKNDANDPTFYSPVTNSEFKPFENKKPKVDLIKPEIKPEIKKEIEKPEIKEPEKKEEAADILTAPTVIKKSQTEEIPKKVEQPTPAKEPAKPVNAEYGYVTLDWSGLKVRAYVKKKPNRQYSSYDISNGIANRIPYHAQVVDEVISVEVTPELLKKNTENAATALRNSFQGGAFNIDSATIQQGDQAVAAVVAQNWQNYYKNMFFKWRELFENGDKVKDFLTQEGQQKYPDIKSKYQSDLQKAEQAIATANAEMDKLLSERPQRTGFDQNGHETFTDENKIKLRDWQVKFNDAVKKQEDAKQLKEDAKNTKYAKLIYYLDYSKFVRSSKENDDYLSKGFTINTDNSNISVDENGTLRSNSWSPLINQVTSVYQKDNETRRAFGYGSYWSRPGGNILDGTYEGWTKKDITNSEEYKKYSVSKSDGINISELTKNADNKANTTRNKGIVVTIDFSNQSGYSKTKKLIQDLANDRKEITSYRFFHIGKNDANQKFKDILEILPENLPQLELLFDSTNTSALLALENKKIDELSIYTEGNSLSDDWAINPWALKNTAWYNSNDYNVSFDYAPGAKVATRITFNSLAFDDSDYTGNNDFTRINNGLRMAYWTRNNEKVFQGGWGPGLNPDVNESENSYPTGLDLTRVTKMKSLKGLIFYDTQKSSNAKSRRLTRIGLYNNNVNFEISADELNQAQFNVLDTNPRLEPKPKIFFSNDSNTKRVKITGQSLSSEGANNLRILLENGRQKKDNTLLFNDKRIIIDKNNSSLKNSLESQGFQVDESGTSGITFS from the coding sequence ATGGTATTTTATTTATCAAGAAGAAGAAAACTTTTAATAATTGGACTTGCAACTTCTGCAATTATTGCGGGTTTTAGCACTTTTTTTGCTAATCCGCAACTAGGTAAGTTTTTATCCTTTGATAATTTAATTGGCTATAATTCTCAATCCCCTTCAATTGTTGCAAAAAACGATGCAAATGATCCAACTTTTTATTCGCCAGTAACAAATTCTGAATTTAAACCATTTGAGAATAAAAAACCAAAAGTTGATCTAATAAAACCTGAAATTAAACCTGAAATTAAAAAAGAAATAGAAAAACCAGAAATAAAAGAACCAGAAAAAAAAGAAGAAGCTGCAGATATACTAACAGCACCAACCGTTATTAAAAAATCTCAAACAGAAGAAATCCCCAAAAAAGTTGAACAACCAACCCCGGCAAAAGAACCTGCAAAACCAGTAAATGCTGAATATGGGTATGTAACTCTTGACTGAAGTGGGCTAAAAGTTAGAGCTTATGTTAAGAAAAAACCTAACAGACAATATTCATCATATGATATAAGTAACGGAATTGCTAACCGAATTCCTTATCATGCTCAAGTAGTAGATGAAGTAATAAGTGTTGAAGTCACCCCTGAATTATTGAAAAAAAATACTGAGAATGCGGCAACTGCTTTGCGCAATTCGTTCCAAGGCGGCGCTTTTAATATTGATAGCGCTACTATCCAACAAGGAGATCAAGCTGTAGCTGCAGTTGTTGCACAGAATTGGCAAAACTATTATAAAAATATGTTTTTCAAATGGCGTGAATTATTTGAAAACGGGGATAAAGTCAAAGACTTTCTAACCCAAGAAGGGCAACAAAAATATCCAGATATTAAATCAAAATATCAAAGTGATTTGCAAAAAGCTGAACAAGCAATTGCAACAGCAAACGCCGAAATGGACAAACTCTTAAGTGAACGCCCACAACGCACAGGGTTTGACCAAAATGGGCATGAAACCTTTACTGATGAAAACAAAATAAAATTGCGTGATTGGCAAGTAAAATTTAATGATGCTGTAAAAAAACAAGAAGATGCAAAGCAACTAAAAGAGGATGCTAAAAATACTAAATACGCAAAACTAATTTATTATCTGGATTATTCAAAATTTGTTAGAAGTTCAAAAGAAAATGATGATTATTTATCAAAAGGTTTTACAATCAACACTGATAATTCAAATATTTCCGTTGATGAAAACGGTACACTAAGATCTAATTCCTGATCCCCTCTTATAAATCAGGTAACTTCTGTCTATCAAAAAGACAATGAAACTCGTCGAGCATTTGGTTATGGTAGTTATTGATCAAGACCTGGAGGGAATATCCTGGATGGAACCTACGAAGGCTGAACAAAAAAAGATATAACAAATAGTGAAGAATATAAAAAATATAGCGTCTCAAAAAGCGATGGTATTAATATTTCAGAACTCACCAAAAATGCTGATAACAAAGCAAATACAACAAGAAATAAAGGAATTGTGGTAACGATCGATTTTTCAAATCAAAGTGGATATTCAAAAACTAAAAAATTAATTCAAGATCTTGCAAATGATAGAAAGGAAATCACTTCTTATCGCTTTTTCCATATTGGAAAAAATGATGCAAATCAGAAATTCAAGGATATTTTGGAAATACTACCTGAAAATTTACCCCAATTAGAACTTTTATTTGACTCAACAAATACTTCGGCACTGCTTGCTTTAGAAAACAAAAAAATTGACGAGCTTTCAATTTATACAGAAGGCAATTCACTCTCTGATGATTGAGCAATAAACCCTTGAGCCCTAAAAAACACTGCCTGATATAATTCAAATGATTATAATGTGAGTTTTGATTATGCGCCAGGAGCCAAGGTTGCTACAAGAATAACTTTTAATTCACTTGCATTTGATGATTCAGACTATACTGGAAATAATGATTTTACCAGAATCAATAACGGCTTAAGAATGGCTTACTGAACGCGAAATAATGAAAAAGTGTTCCAAGGCGGCTGGGGTCCTGGGCTTAATCCTGATGTTAATGAATCCGAGAATTCATATCCTACCGGTCTTGATCTAACACGGGTAACTAAAATGAAATCATTAAAAGGTTTAATATTCTACGATACGCAAAAATCCTCAAATGCAAAATCAAGAAGGCTTACAAGAATTGGTCTATATAATAATAATGTTAATTTTGAAATTAGTGCCGATGAATTAAACCAAGCACAGTTTAACGTTCTTGATACAAACCCAAGGTTAGAACCAAAACCAAAAATTTTCTTTTCAAATGATTCTAATACTAAAAGGGTAAAAATAACTGGACAAAGTCTATCTTCTGAGGGCGCAAATAATTTACGAATCCTTTTAGAAAATGGCAGACAAAAAAAAGATAATACGCTCTTATTTAACGATAAAAGAATAATTATAGATAAAAATAACTCCTCCCTTAAAAATTCTCTAGAATCCCAAGGTTTTCAAGTCGATGAATCAGGAACTTCTGGAATAACATTTTCCTAG
- the mip gene encoding Ig-specific serine endopeptidase MIP — MIKTKSFKHLLLKSLLIPSSFIMPVLLAIACKDTKPEKKLEAESESKTDAKSQSETESQPETPALLSDNNISTANLEKLPIILKSVSGFTNFENLSIDSVGDDFKELKFATTNKEDDKQINITVKNKKYINNDKETSLNQGKLIFTLEISAKNSPDTKIEKDIEISGFRKSRSSQINLNWADRFAPGSKDEFIKYFNKDNYERFQSDSAKYLNALENQLAYSQGKSSFDLASWRPEVPRTEDQIKKYDTKAKELKLDTYINALKKGFTMPIYSENGEVKGLKLLDQAEIPKGPAWWDIINRNENQTNGLARYIPNEKYKDAALQTYSVFFSWPATIDDISPEYLKPFLESKKPGVNPMQQTARGTMWILDYQIPENQTQQPTKWYFGTNNHVLEEYRKDATNFSLTVLKPNVGIRTKLKTAKGATDESYITAAFDRNSLEPQAKNDHEDKKADYISPSDYGIPGIRIVYRATDYLNSSPKDFLVDQDKNNEKYKDLEEFLDFGVIEIDFSKFKVPEGYSSRDEFIKTITNDYYNKKDKQIKFLKTSYLTDYSKADTKLADLDNKKSDSTDQLFIVGYPQATNDYFLDKYEDSYDYKLSKLGYSLWMNSDSSFYNSLSNDENNPDSQENKKANKGNYLSLNIGYRSFGDKPGLTDAFIAAPKVGKALHKSTVMADPVHIKKVTKEVEENGKKVTKDLGELPVANKKSYIGSGLLYLPRHYAPGGGASGSSIRNQNNELVGIYFVSNDSAKTGLAAAFRSEGFDYKGLYGKYNLPQYDLIYGGGKDQKTSFRQALQTIYGDNFKTSLFPNSVKQIPEEYKFNNSNSNTQK; from the coding sequence ATGATAAAAACTAAAAGCTTTAAACATTTATTATTAAAATCTTTGCTAATTCCTAGCAGTTTTATTATGCCAGTTTTATTAGCAATTGCTTGCAAAGACACAAAACCCGAAAAAAAACTTGAAGCTGAATCCGAGTCAAAAACTGATGCAAAATCGCAAAGCGAGACTGAAAGCCAACCTGAGACTCCTGCGCTTTTAAGTGATAATAATATTAGCACAGCAAATCTTGAAAAACTTCCAATTATTCTAAAAAGTGTTAGCGGTTTTACCAACTTCGAAAATTTATCGATTGATTCTGTTGGCGATGATTTTAAAGAGCTAAAATTTGCAACAACTAACAAAGAAGATGATAAACAAATAAATATTACAGTTAAAAACAAAAAATATATCAATAATGACAAAGAAACCTCACTAAATCAAGGAAAATTAATATTTACTCTCGAAATTTCTGCTAAAAACTCTCCAGATACCAAAATCGAGAAGGATATCGAAATTTCCGGGTTTCGTAAATCGCGAAGTTCACAAATAAATCTAAATTGAGCAGACAGATTTGCCCCAGGCAGCAAAGATGAGTTTATAAAATATTTTAATAAAGATAATTATGAACGATTCCAAAGTGATTCTGCAAAATATTTAAATGCTCTTGAAAATCAGCTTGCTTATTCGCAAGGCAAGTCCAGTTTTGATCTTGCTTCTTGAAGACCTGAAGTTCCAAGAACCGAAGACCAAATAAAAAAATATGATACAAAAGCAAAGGAACTTAAACTTGATACTTATATCAACGCGCTAAAAAAAGGTTTTACAATGCCTATTTATTCTGAAAATGGCGAAGTAAAGGGGCTTAAACTTTTAGATCAAGCTGAAATTCCGAAAGGCCCAGCATGATGAGATATCATTAACAGAAATGAAAATCAAACAAATGGGCTAGCTCGTTATATTCCAAACGAAAAATATAAAGACGCCGCTTTGCAAACCTATTCTGTCTTTTTTTCATGACCTGCAACAATTGATGATATAAGTCCAGAATATTTAAAACCATTTTTAGAAAGCAAAAAACCTGGTGTTAACCCAATGCAGCAAACCGCGCGAGGGACAATGTGAATTCTTGACTATCAGATTCCGGAAAATCAAACACAGCAACCAACGAAATGATATTTTGGAACAAATAATCACGTTCTTGAAGAATATCGGAAAGACGCTACCAATTTTAGCCTCACAGTTTTAAAACCAAATGTTGGGATTAGGACAAAACTAAAAACCGCTAAAGGGGCAACTGATGAGTCTTATATAACTGCCGCTTTTGACAGAAATAGTTTAGAACCACAGGCAAAAAATGATCATGAGGATAAAAAAGCGGATTATATCTCGCCTAGCGACTATGGAATACCAGGAATTCGTATTGTCTATCGGGCTACTGATTATCTTAATAGCTCCCCAAAAGATTTTCTTGTTGATCAAGACAAAAATAATGAAAAATATAAGGATCTTGAAGAGTTTTTAGACTTTGGGGTTATCGAAATCGATTTTTCGAAATTTAAAGTACCAGAGGGTTATTCTTCTCGAGATGAATTTATCAAAACAATAACAAATGATTATTATAATAAAAAAGATAAACAAATTAAATTCTTAAAAACTTCATATCTAACAGATTATTCAAAAGCTGATACAAAATTAGCTGATCTTGATAATAAAAAAAGCGATAGTACCGATCAATTATTTATTGTTGGTTATCCTCAAGCTACCAACGATTATTTTTTAGATAAATATGAAGATTCCTACGATTATAAATTAAGTAAACTCGGATATTCGCTCTGAATGAACTCAGATTCATCATTTTATAATAGTTTATCCAATGATGAAAACAATCCTGATTCACAGGAAAATAAGAAAGCAAACAAAGGAAATTATTTATCTTTAAATATTGGCTATCGCAGTTTTGGTGATAAACCCGGGCTTACTGATGCTTTTATTGCAGCCCCAAAGGTGGGCAAAGCACTACATAAATCTACAGTTATGGCCGATCCTGTCCATATTAAAAAAGTAACAAAGGAAGTTGAGGAAAATGGAAAAAAAGTAACAAAAGACTTAGGTGAGCTTCCTGTTGCGAATAAAAAAAGTTATATTGGCTCTGGACTTTTATACCTGCCAAGACATTATGCCCCCGGGGGAGGAGCTTCGGGTTCATCGATAAGAAACCAAAATAATGAATTAGTTGGCATTTATTTTGTTTCAAACGATTCGGCAAAAACAGGATTGGCTGCCGCTTTTCGCTCTGAAGGTTTTGATTATAAAGGGTTATACGGAAAATATAATCTTCCGCAATACGATCTAATCTATGGTGGGGGAAAAGACCAAAAAACCTCATTTAGACAAGCGCTACAAACAATTTATGGTGATAATTTTAAAACTTCTTTGTTCCCAAATAGCGTAAAACAAATTCCCGAAGAATATAAATTTAATAATTCAAATTCAAACACACAAAAATAA
- a CDS encoding ATP-binding cassette domain-containing protein, with amino-acid sequence MKLFSIINYFINLNKPSNIFIFFLKFLLHSFLNLHLFTYSYLIKFIKNKVEIQNPEFITWICISVVSFVLFFIIELILIFKTNNVLYNTKRKNINFLSNKIAKESYDYILENKTSYISKYNVNLSVAFSMNELIYSILFSSIFNIPITILFLFLTEVNIWIIILHCVIALIISIIILIKFSSVLNKLQEKLEKILSLNAKKQIKFFSLFKLFYFFNKRKIFKTFLKNQVLDKYTKEFQLLKQFYYNQYFLEIIFSVFLFSSLITLSVLTYTKTFPWESFISLFSLTTSFIFSISSVFSFTLIFKTLTPYLEIFITSQEVNSSTKIELNEEIISISIKNLNFKYNENEMVFQNLNLEFLTTKKYGIISPSGRGKSTLLKLISGLITNYEGQILINNKLEYKSISDESLRKNIALLTNENVIFQDTLENNISLWDKNLNKKKLEFLVNKYGILEFSDLNKEINNSVLSEGEKQKIALARLEYQDLNIMCLDEAFDNIYKDDVLKIYKDFLSQKNKTVFIVSHHIPEEIKHLFDEIIEL; translated from the coding sequence ATGAAACTTTTTAGTATCATAAACTATTTTATTAATTTAAATAAACCATCTAATATTTTTATTTTTTTTCTTAAGTTTTTATTGCATTCCTTTTTAAATCTTCATTTATTTACGTATTCTTATTTAATAAAATTTATAAAAAACAAAGTAGAAATTCAAAATCCAGAATTTATAACTTGAATTTGTATTTCAGTTGTCTCTTTTGTTTTGTTTTTTATCATTGAATTAATATTAATTTTTAAAACAAATAATGTTTTATACAATACCAAAAGAAAAAATATTAATTTTTTAAGTAATAAAATTGCAAAAGAATCTTATGATTATATTTTAGAAAACAAAACTTCATATATTTCTAAGTACAATGTAAATTTATCGGTTGCTTTTTCAATGAATGAATTAATTTATTCTATTCTTTTTTCATCAATTTTTAATATTCCTATTACTATTTTATTTTTGTTTTTGACAGAAGTAAATATTTGAATAATTATTTTACATTGCGTTATTGCTTTGATTATTTCTATTATTATATTAATAAAGTTTTCTTCAGTTTTAAACAAATTACAAGAAAAATTAGAAAAAATATTAAGTTTAAATGCAAAAAAACAAATCAAATTTTTTAGTTTATTCAAACTATTTTACTTTTTCAATAAAAGAAAAATTTTTAAAACCTTCTTAAAAAATCAAGTTTTGGATAAATATACAAAAGAATTTCAATTACTTAAACAGTTTTATTACAATCAATATTTTTTGGAAATTATTTTTTCAGTTTTCTTATTTAGTTCATTAATTACTTTATCAGTTCTAACATATACTAAAACATTTCCTTGAGAATCTTTTATTAGTTTATTTTCTTTAACTACTAGTTTTATTTTTTCAATTTCTTCAGTTTTTTCTTTTACTTTAATTTTTAAAACTCTTACACCTTATTTAGAAATTTTTATCACTTCACAAGAAGTAAATTCTTCTACAAAAATAGAATTAAATGAAGAAATAATAAGTATTTCAATTAAAAATTTAAATTTTAAGTACAATGAAAATGAAATGGTGTTTCAAAATTTAAACCTGGAATTTTTAACAACTAAAAAATATGGAATAATATCGCCTTCAGGAAGAGGAAAATCCACACTTTTGAAATTAATTTCTGGTTTAATCACTAATTACGAAGGTCAAATACTAATAAATAACAAATTAGAATACAAAAGTATTTCAGATGAAAGTTTAAGAAAAAATATAGCTTTACTTACAAATGAAAATGTTATTTTTCAAGATACTTTAGAGAATAATATAAGTTTGTGAGATAAGAATTTAAACAAAAAAAAATTAGAATTTTTGGTTAATAAATATGGAATTTTAGAATTTTCAGATTTAAATAAAGAAATAAATAATTCTGTTTTATCTGAAGGTGAAAAACAGAAAATTGCACTTGCAAGATTAGAATACCAAGACTTAAATATTATGTGTTTGGATGAAGCATTTGATAATATATATAAAGATGATGTTTTAAAAATTTATAAAGATTTTTTATCTCAGAAGAATAAAACAGTTTTTATTGTAAGCCATCATATTCCAGAAGAAATTAAGCATTTATTTGATGAAATTATTGAATTATAG
- a CDS encoding ATP-binding cassette domain-containing protein: MNQPPKHFWFIIWNWINVIFTIAFNVFSIISPYFIFYSIINENWFFLLFWSISYFLASLILGFFETINTAYFKGFLIHHKMKLFKQFQSFLLKVTFKQYNEKSPGYYYSQINNTTETIVSTFYSELFKIIKIISIIGITLGIIFYFSWILGLVTILILSIFFLYTSFLSKKLSALLDTKLKKQSEFNSSLSDFLKNLPTLYVLNKNNKLEDVIDIRYQSLLTYEKKYSKLSNFISFVNKNTSKLFSFLFTISIVVFSLWDSHNNIDNEVIIFANISLVALVQLCFDSFFSNIEELFDSFPNLIASWKNIKSFKQDLVFKVENSENQLQDLEETFSLISIKNLNYKLEDRVLFNNLNLEVQKGKKYLLKGANGSGKSTFSRILLGVEKKFEGQILINNKYDIKKINPDSINNHINYVYNNSDLINASTLENISLLEPKTKDEIRPLLEKVNFENLDLDKKIDSDVDNFSTGQIQKIHLARSLYNPKEILIIDEGLSNLDKESYVKIISELIADKNLTLIFITHHFDSEIFAEFDKVVSLD; the protein is encoded by the coding sequence ATGAACCAACCACCAAAACATTTTTGATTTATTATTTGAAACTGAATTAATGTAATATTTACTATTGCTTTTAATGTTTTTAGTATTATTTCACCTTATTTTATTTTTTATTCTATTATCAACGAAAATTGGTTTTTTCTTTTGTTTTGAAGTATATCTTACTTTTTAGCTTCATTAATTTTAGGATTTTTTGAAACAATAAATACTGCTTATTTTAAAGGTTTCTTAATTCATCATAAAATGAAGCTTTTTAAGCAATTCCAGTCTTTTTTACTAAAAGTAACATTTAAACAGTATAATGAAAAATCACCTGGTTATTACTATTCACAAATAAATAATACTACTGAAACTATTGTTTCTACTTTTTATTCTGAATTGTTTAAAATTATCAAAATTATTTCTATTATTGGAATAACTTTAGGAATTATATTTTACTTTTCTTGAATCTTAGGTTTAGTTACTATTTTAATATTATCAATTTTCTTTTTATATACATCATTTTTATCCAAAAAATTAAGTGCTTTATTAGATACAAAATTGAAAAAACAATCAGAATTTAATTCGTCTTTAAGTGATTTTTTAAAGAATTTACCAACTTTATACGTTTTAAATAAAAATAATAAATTAGAAGATGTTATAGATATAAGATATCAAAGTCTTTTAACATACGAGAAAAAATATTCAAAATTATCAAATTTTATTTCTTTTGTAAATAAGAATACAAGCAAATTATTTTCATTTTTATTTACTATATCGATAGTTGTATTTTCTCTTTGAGATTCTCATAACAATATAGATAATGAAGTAATTATATTTGCAAATATTTCTTTAGTAGCTTTAGTACAACTATGTTTTGATTCTTTCTTTTCCAACATAGAAGAACTTTTTGATTCATTTCCTAATTTAATAGCAAGTTGAAAAAATATTAAGTCTTTCAAACAAGATCTTGTATTTAAAGTAGAAAATTCTGAAAATCAATTGCAAGATTTAGAAGAAACTTTTTCTTTAATTAGTATTAAAAATTTAAACTATAAATTAGAAGATAGAGTTTTATTTAATAATTTAAATTTAGAAGTTCAAAAAGGTAAAAAATATTTACTAAAAGGAGCTAACGGGTCTGGAAAGTCCACATTTTCAAGGATTTTATTAGGCGTTGAGAAGAAATTTGAAGGTCAAATTTTAATAAATAACAAATACGATATAAAAAAAATAAATCCTGATTCTATAAATAACCATATTAATTATGTATACAACAATTCAGACTTAATTAATGCATCAACTTTAGAAAATATTTCGCTTTTGGAACCGAAAACAAAAGATGAGATTAGGCCGTTATTAGAAAAGGTAAATTTTGAAAACCTTGATTTAGACAAGAAAATTGATTCTGATGTTGATAATTTTTCCACTGGACAAATCCAAAAAATCCACCTTGCACGGTCGCTCTATAATCCAAAAGAAATTTTAATAATTGACGAAGGGCTTTCAAACTTAGACAAAGAAAGTTATGTAAAAATCATATCTGAACTTATTGCGGATAAAAATTTAACATTAATTTTCATTACCCATCATTTTGATTCAGAAATTTTTGCTGAATTTGATAAGGTAGTTTCACTAGATTAA
- a CDS encoding MIP family Ig-specific serine endopeptidase, with protein sequence MKKIKNFLFLSLIPAFFFLISCKNDKVSEKQISNEIKETKKEEKNENIDSKTQKQVEALPDKSQANPSNSLQLPDVFQLPQFATKNLKANEYPLFAEKYKAVDPQILYKELYDRTFSVKFGITLAKGVKFYGEPEENKFLATENGTIWLLDYHKKDENNYKLFFATNLHVASHLSNTLDENLGKKLNYEDPSKDKATSISLGKSIQAPQIFASHNNNYDFSTNKNNQAKFYASDENFKNANRSGLSANSTTKTTAFSAPKLIFAGYDFINRDYIKPFQDDIKNKSKLRLEYLKSQVEPEEDFTESKIIKSSLEKDEFIPLYTDFAVFELEVNLANADETLKDWIKKAIAALDSYLKRNKQTDLPNQDKKISFYMPTIDYVTASKMQENKEFLTNSKNVYVLGYPGIDDGNSVLTWNNPIERNDKTMQSYHRSPENANTFAISTNDYEGKMLSFNLNPYTKVFHRLLGDYYGFNQNIKFSSLYFGASGSLVYNEFGQMIGVYSGVALSSNRWDLLARASYTPFLLSKDLSDGEKTIKAYNLIDGSNLQKFPSQTRSFRQNLKEIYPNGFENGDRKTALFPDGI encoded by the coding sequence ATGAAAAAAATTAAAAATTTTTTATTTTTATCACTAATTCCCGCTTTTTTCTTTTTAATTTCTTGTAAAAATGATAAAGTGTCGGAAAAACAAATAAGTAACGAAATCAAAGAAACCAAAAAAGAAGAAAAAAACGAAAATATTGATTCAAAAACACAAAAACAAGTAGAGGCTCTTCCTGATAAAAGTCAAGCAAATCCTAGTAATAGTTTGCAATTACCAGATGTGTTTCAGCTTCCTCAATTTGCAACTAAGAATTTAAAGGCAAACGAATATCCGTTATTTGCTGAAAAATATAAAGCAGTTGATCCTCAAATTTTGTATAAGGAACTTTACGATCGAACATTTTCAGTAAAATTTGGCATAACATTAGCTAAAGGTGTTAAATTTTATGGTGAACCCGAGGAGAATAAGTTTTTAGCAACTGAAAATGGGACTATTTGACTGTTGGATTATCATAAAAAAGATGAAAATAATTACAAATTATTTTTTGCGACAAATCTGCATGTTGCCTCGCATTTATCCAATACTTTAGATGAAAATCTTGGAAAAAAACTAAATTATGAAGACCCAAGTAAGGATAAAGCAACTTCTATTTCACTAGGAAAATCAATTCAAGCTCCCCAAATTTTCGCAAGCCATAATAATAATTATGATTTTTCGACTAATAAAAATAATCAAGCTAAATTTTATGCCTCAGATGAAAATTTTAAAAATGCAAACCGTTCAGGTTTATCAGCTAATTCTACTACAAAAACAACAGCTTTTTCAGCGCCTAAATTAATTTTTGCTGGCTATGATTTTATTAATAGAGATTATATAAAACCCTTTCAAGATGATATAAAAAATAAATCAAAATTGCGACTTGAATATCTAAAATCACAAGTTGAACCAGAGGAAGATTTTACAGAAAGCAAAATTATCAAAAGCAGCTTAGAAAAAGACGAATTTATTCCTTTATATACAGATTTTGCTGTTTTTGAATTAGAAGTTAATTTGGCAAACGCTGATGAAACGCTTAAAGATTGGATAAAAAAAGCAATAGCTGCGTTAGATTCCTATCTAAAACGAAATAAACAAACTGATCTTCCTAATCAAGATAAAAAAATTTCTTTTTATATGCCAACAATTGATTATGTCACAGCTTCAAAAATGCAAGAAAACAAAGAGTTTTTAACTAATTCCAAAAACGTTTATGTTCTGGGCTATCCTGGAATTGATGATGGAAATTCAGTGCTTACTTGAAATAATCCCATTGAGAGAAACGATAAAACAATGCAATCTTATCATCGATCTCCTGAAAATGCAAACACGTTTGCTATCTCCACTAATGATTATGAAGGGAAAATGTTAAGTTTTAACCTTAACCCATATACAAAAGTTTTTCATCGCCTATTAGGTGATTATTATGGGTTTAATCAGAATATCAAATTTTCCTCCCTTTATTTTGGGGCTTCTGGTTCGCTTGTTTATAACGAATTTGGTCAAATGATTGGGGTTTATAGCGGAGTAGCACTAAGCTCTAACAGGTGGGATTTATTAGCCAGAGCTTCATATACACCATTTTTACTTTCAAAAGATCTTAGCGATGGCGAGAAAACTATCAAAGCTTACAATTTAATTGATGGTTCTAACCTACAAAAGTTCCCGAGTCAAACTCGATCTTTTAGACAAAATTTAAAGGAAATTTATCCAAACGGCTTTGAAAATGGCGATCGCAAGACCGCTTTGTTTCCTGATGGAATTTAA